GGGCTGGCCGCTACACTGCGCCCATGCTTCAACCGACTGTCCATGGTCACGTTCGCGTGTGGTCCCTGCCCACCGGCCCCCTGCAGGAAAACGCTGTCCTGGCGGCAGGCACGCAGAATGAGGGCTTCCTCTTCGATCCCGGCGACGACGCGGACCGGATTCTGGCGCTGGTGCGCGATTCAGGCGTGACGGTGCGCGGCATTCTGCTGACGCACGCGCATTTCGATCACATCGGGGCGGTGCAGCCCGTTCGCGAGGCGTTGCAGGTGCCGGTCTGGCTGCACCCCGCCGATCTGCCGCTGTACCGCATGGGCGCGGCGTCGGCGGGGCGCTGGAACCTGCCCTTCATCCAGCCTGACGCGCCGGACCACGAGATCGCGCAGGACCAGACCTTCACGGCGGGCGACCTGACCCTGACCGCCCGCGAATTGCCGGGCCACGCGCCGGGGCATGTGGTCTTCCTGGCCGCCACAGATGGCGGGCCGGGCGTGGTGGTGGCCGGGGACACGCTGTTTCAGGGCGGCATCGGGCGCACGGACCTGCCGGGGGGCGATCATGCCGCGTTGCTGGCAGGCATCACGCGGGAACTGCTGGCGCTGCCCGACGCCACCGCCGTCTACCCCGGTCACGGCGGGGCCACCACGGTCGGCGCGGAACGCCGCAGCAATCCCTTTCTGCGCTGACGGCTGTTGGAATGGGCGCTGCTTGATCAGCGTGGCAGGTCAGATGGGCCGCCGGCAGCGTGAACGCGCTACGCTGGGCCACATGATGCGGTGGGGCGGCGGGATCCGGGGCAGCGTGACGGGGGTCTGGGGCTGATGCCGGGGGCAGGCGGCGGGGCCGGGGCGGTGCTGGCGCCCGGCCTGACGGAGGTCAGTTACAGCACCAACCAGGCCAACGCGCTGATCCACCTGTACCGCGCCGAGGTCGGCAAGATGACCGCGTGGCGGCAGCGCCTCGACATGACCACCAACTGGTCGGTGGTGACCAGCGCGGGCCTGGCCTCGTTCGCGCTGGGCGACGTGGGCAACAGCCACGCCACCTTCCTGTTCGCCATGTTCATGAACTACTTCTTCCTGCGGCTGGAGGCCCGGCGCTTCCGCACCTACGAGATCGCCCACCACCGCGTGCGGATCATGGAGCGCTTCTTTTACCCGGCCATGCTGGGCGACAAGGTGGACCCCGGCTGGCACCAGCTGCTTCTGGCCGAACTGGGCAAGCCGCGCAGCCCGATGAGCCGCAACGACGCGCTGGGCTGGCGGCTGGGACGCAACTACCTGTGGATCTACGCGGCGGTGCTGCTGGCGTGGTTTGCCAAGCTGGATCTGGAACAGCCCAAGGGCTACGTCCTGACCTTCCCAGACGCCTTCTCACTGGCCGACATCGGCAATTTTCCCGGCTGGCTGGTCTTTGCCATCGTCGGCGTGTTCTACCTCTACCTGATCTGGCTGGCAGTGCGCGCCGCCCGCACCTACCCGCTGGAGGAGGGCTGATACGGATTCCGTTTGTAACGCGACAGAAATCGGGACAGCTCCGATTTCCACACTCCACGTCCGGAGGGATGTTTTTCTCCTGCTCGCTTCGCTCGGATTTCCAGGTGTTTTCAACACCTTCCAATCAGAGTCCGTATGAGTCCGGCATGGCGGGCAAACGGGGCGCATCAGACGCGCTTCATGAGGTCTCCGTAAGCTCCGGTATGCGCTCAAGTCTTGCCTGTCTCGCGGCGGCGGCCCTGCTGTTGCCCCCCGCCCTCAGTGGTTGCGCCTTCGGGGCGTACCTCAGCCCGCTGACCCCACTGGAACGCGCCGTGAACGGCACCTACGAGGGCATCGGCGTGGGCGGCACGGGCCGGGTGCCCTACCGCATGACCCTGACCGTGCAGGAGCGCGAGGGCCGCGCCACCGGGGTCATCACCAACCTGGAAAGCCGCAAGGCCTACGCGGCCAGCGGCACCTTCAAGCGCAGCGGCAACGGCGGCGCGCTGGAACTCAACCTGTTCGAGAACGGCGACAAGCACCGGGGCAACCTGCACGCCACCCTGAGCGGATCCAAAATCAGTGGGGTGCTGCGAACCGTGCTGCTGGGCCGTGAACTGCTGGGCTACACCGTCGAGCTGGAGCGGGTGGGGGAGGCGGCCCCGGCAGCGACGCCCGCCGCCGCAGCGCCTGTAACTGCCCCCTAGCGCTGCGGCCCCAGCGCCCGAACCTGCGCGATGATCTCGTCCATCAGCCGGTCTAACCCCTCGTCCACCACCTGCCGGGCCGGATCGGCGTCGTACCACGCCAGCACCTCGCGCACGCCGCGTGCGTAGGGGATGGTGGCGCGGAACTCCGGCACCAGCCGCTTGATCTTGCTGTTGTCGAAAATGACGCTGTGGGCCTTGTCGCCCAGCAGCCCCGCGCCCCAGTTGGGAGCGAAGGCGGCGATGGTCTCGGACGGCACATGCACCAGTTGCGGCTTGACGCCCGCCGCCCCGGCCACCAGCTCGAAAATCTGGTTCCAGGTCAGCCACTCGTCGCCGGTGATCTGCACCGCCTCGCCCAGCACCGCCGGGCGGCCCAGCAGACCCACGAACCCCACGGCGAAGTCGCGGTGGTGGGTCAGCGTCCACAGCGAGGTGCCGTCGCCGTGGACGATCACGGGTTTGCCCCGGCGCATGCGGTCTACCACCGTCCAGCCGCCGTCCATCGGCAGCAGGGTGCGGTCATAGGTGTGCGAGGGCCGCACGATGGTCACCGGAAAGCCGTCCTCGCGGTAGGCGCGCGTCAGCCGCTCCTCGCAGGCGATCTTGTCGCGCGAGTACCCCCAGAACGGGTTGTGCAGCGGGGTGGACTCGGTGATGGGCAGGTGCCCCAGCGGCTTCTGGTACGCCGAGGCCGAGCTGATGAACACGTACTGCCGGGTGCGCCCGGTGAACAGTGCCAGATCGGTCTCGATGTGTTCGGGCGTGAAGGCCACCCAGTCCACCACGGCGTCGAACTCGAGATCGCCCAGCGCCCGCCGGACACTCTCCGGATCGCGGATGTCGCCTCGCAATACTTTTGCGCCGTCCGGCACGGGTCGGGAGGACTCGCCCCGGTTGAGCAGGTACAGCTCCATGCCCTGCGCCAGCGCCCGTTCCGAACACGCCGAGCTGATGATGCCGGTGCCGCCGATGAACAGGACGTTCACGCGCGTTCGCCCGGCTGGTCCGCCTCCGGTCCGTCCAGCGTGTCGCGCCAGGAGTGCCGGGGCTCGAAGCCGAGGTGCTGCCGGGCGTGGTCGATGCTGAGCAGGGTCTCAAAGTCTTTCAGCGGTTCGCGCAGCGGCACCCCAGGAAACACCTGTTCCATCAGCGTGCGCGACGGCACCGGCATCACCGTGTCGGCGGCGGCGATGATGAAGCTGCTGGCCCCCGCGAGCGGCGCGGTCAGCGCCAGGCGGCAGGCCAGCGCGGCGTCGCGTTCGTCGATGTAGCCCCACAGGTTCCACTTGCGGGCCTGCGGATCGGGCCAGGCCAGTGCCGGAAAGCGGCGGTACTCCTCCGGCCCCAGAATGTTGGAAAAGCGCAGGGCCACGTAGGGAATCCCCGTCTTGCGCGAGAAATCGGCGGCCATCG
This window of the Deinococcus radiopugnans ATCC 19172 genome carries:
- a CDS encoding SDR family oxidoreductase, with the protein product MNVLFIGGTGIISSACSERALAQGMELYLLNRGESSRPVPDGAKVLRGDIRDPESVRRALGDLEFDAVVDWVAFTPEHIETDLALFTGRTRQYVFISSASAYQKPLGHLPITESTPLHNPFWGYSRDKIACEERLTRAYREDGFPVTIVRPSHTYDRTLLPMDGGWTVVDRMRRGKPVIVHGDGTSLWTLTHHRDFAVGFVGLLGRPAVLGEAVQITGDEWLTWNQIFELVAGAAGVKPQLVHVPSETIAAFAPNWGAGLLGDKAHSVIFDNSKIKRLVPEFRATIPYARGVREVLAWYDADPARQVVDEGLDRLMDEIIAQVRALGPQR
- a CDS encoding DUF2270 domain-containing protein encodes the protein MPGAGGGAGAVLAPGLTEVSYSTNQANALIHLYRAEVGKMTAWRQRLDMTTNWSVVTSAGLASFALGDVGNSHATFLFAMFMNYFFLRLEARRFRTYEIAHHRVRIMERFFYPAMLGDKVDPGWHQLLLAELGKPRSPMSRNDALGWRLGRNYLWIYAAVLLAWFAKLDLEQPKGYVLTFPDAFSLADIGNFPGWLVFAIVGVFYLYLIWLAVRAARTYPLEEG
- a CDS encoding MBL fold metallo-hydrolase, encoding MLQPTVHGHVRVWSLPTGPLQENAVLAAGTQNEGFLFDPGDDADRILALVRDSGVTVRGILLTHAHFDHIGAVQPVREALQVPVWLHPADLPLYRMGAASAGRWNLPFIQPDAPDHEIAQDQTFTAGDLTLTARELPGHAPGHVVFLAATDGGPGVVVAGDTLFQGGIGRTDLPGGDHAALLAGITRELLALPDATAVYPGHGGATTVGAERRSNPFLR